GTATAATTTATAGATTTATATCATGTTGTATAGTTCCAACATTAGCTGCTAAACGTCCAGCGGAAGTCTATTAGTCCCTGGACTGTGCACTTGACATCTATAGCACGGAGTTATCCTTTGGTCCCGAAAGTCCAGCTTTCTAAGTCAGTACCTTGGTGTTTGAAATTACCCATTTGATCACCCTACTGCTCTCACAAGCTGGTCCCTGATCAGGATATGGTGCAAACCGTGCTGTTATTCTGGTTTTTCATAACTGCCTCTCTCTTTTTCAGCTCCCTGGTGATTCTCCTTCGGATTCCTTCTAGATACAGGCTTCTGTCAAACTGGCCAGCACCCAAAGGAATACTGGGGAGGATAATGCACTGATTTAATGGTTTCTCAAACCTCCATGAAACATAAACAGACCTCAAAgcagtacattttattttgtaaattgatGAAAAGCTTGGAACAACATGTACAAGTGTTAAAATCATCGTAAACAGATGCTTACTTATCTCTGCCTGGACGAAGTTTGACCTGAAACATCCCAATGACAGGCCGGTGATCTGATGTCTTAATGGACGAGCAAGATGCATACTTGACCACTTTAATGTCATCTGCTTGTCTGTTTCGATAAAGAATCCGATCCTGTCAACAAATGAGAAAAAATCAACAACTGTACTAAAGGGTATATATAGTGATATACATGCAATTAGCAAGAAAGTCTACTGTATATGAGGGTGTTCTCTGCTTTGTGGTGGTGTCATAGACATCACAACCGATGTCAAACTTGTACGTAGGAGGAAACTGAATAACTGCTTCCTGAAACCCTTTAAAAATGGAACCTACAAATGCACAAACACAGATTCTTCCTGTTAAAGTAcaaagaataaatacatttttcttgaaaGGAGCATAAATACTGTATCAATTACACAGGATTGTAATTTTGCATCTAACTTGCCTTCTTTCATCTCTTTCAACAGCTGGTCATGTTGTAATAGTGGGCTCATATCTGCGCCCACACCCCCATTCAGAATGGCCTCCACCTCTCCTCTGGCTTTATTTAGGCGGAAGTTAAAATCTCCAAACCAGAAAACATCGTCAAAACGGGTTGTGACATCAGCTGAGAATAAACaaagaataaataaagaaatatgctCATTAGCAAGAAAAGTTAAAGTCTAAATATGACAAATGCAGAAACAATCACATGTTGTGGAGCGGTAAGGGTTGGTATCAGGAAGGTTTCTAGGAAGTGCCAAAGCTTCTATGATTTTGTTGTAATCTAAGATCCTCTCATATACTTTGGAATCTCCagctgaaacaaacaaaaagattgtTGGGTTGGGTTTATTTATAGTTGGGAATAAATGGAATGCCATAGCcattataaacatttattcaaaCGCCCTTTATATAACTGGGTGGTTTTCTTTTAGActtgttttaaattttcatgAAAAATTCCACTTACAGGTGAAATGGGACGTAATGAAGAGGAAGGATGTCCCAAAGAAAGTGAAGCCGATACCCACAGCTCCTTTAGTCTTAATCTGAGAAATAATTCTGGTTGTGACTGTAGCATGTTCCACCTCTGTAGCAGCAGAAATAGACCaactttatattgtattatattataaaaaaggtttggggtctgtgggatgttttacaaataaattaataattattttcagcAAGGTAAATTAAAGAAATCAAacattcatcaaaagtgacagttaggATTATTTATTGTCACAAAatatccatttcaaataaatgctgttcctttgaactgCTAATATCATTATTAATTCAACACTGATAAAATTAAGGTTTCTTGAgtggcaaatcagcataatagaatgatttctgaaggatcgtgtgacactgaagcctggagtaatgtctgctgaaaattcagctttcccattacaagaataaattacattttaaaactacaaaaaactgtagtaatatttcacaacattgctattttattgtatttttgatcaaacaaatgcagtcttAATGAGCTTAAGATTATTCTTTCAGaagatttaaaaaatcttactgaccccaaacttttgaatggtaatgcatAACATATATTAATttggagaaggaaaaaaaacaagcttTACCTGAACAGAACCATATGAGATCTCTCCTGACAAATATAGTGAGGTAGAGAACACCATGGGCTGCTGCATACAGCATCACGTAATACGGTCCGAGAGTTTCCTGCAGGCGGATCTCCCACTCCCTCCTGTGGAAAACATGAAGAGACTAAATGAGTAAATGTGCTCACTATCAGAAGAAGACAACATAAAAATGCTGTGAAAAGCAATGGAATGTCTTACCTATCCGCACACCCTTCCTGAACTCCTATAACATAGACGTCCTGTGCAAAGTCTGTGTCGGCTGGGAGCAGCAGATCATCTAGGTTGTATGGAAGACCCTGAGACCAAGAGTGAAAGCTTAGGCTACT
Above is a window of Carassius carassius chromosome 4, fCarCar2.1, whole genome shotgun sequence DNA encoding:
- the LOC132137534 gene encoding phosphatidylinositol polyphosphate 5-phosphatase type IV-like, which encodes MSEHGDSIVPFNPTDLWSGEPACKTDITVLSVNLRTEKSNKEELKDIKKPYEGTSLLQDEHNKDAKLSSFNPQPPSLPKPVGLGMGGKNISFEEKVRGRRLRNSQESLTDPGETGSSTDSLKEDASSNGQGLASGRPLDLPPMETPPFRIRTCSFSETENERIDPHKERLKPSRIILSPLQPSGTYPPLENSAASTSLRTTNRIDRDCLDYSAVGRRGRSERLQRNLSDSRLLDTMVSDSASVHSMKSTYSVLNPIRPRDVRNRSFLEGSVLGNGALLGAEELDRYFPERRLGIYVATWNMQGEKGLPYNLDDLLLPADTDFAQDVYVIGVQEGCADRREWEIRLQETLGPYYVMLYAAAHGVLYLTIFVRRDLIWFCSEVEHATVTTRIISQIKTKGAVGIGFTFFGTSFLFITSHFTSGDSKVYERILDYNKIIEALALPRNLPDTNPYRSTTSDVTTRFDDVFWFGDFNFRLNKARGEVEAILNGGVGADMSPLLQHDQLLKEMKEGSIFKGFQEAVIQFPPTYKFDIGCDVYDTTTKQRTPSYTDRILYRNRQADDIKVVKYASCSSIKTSDHRPVIGMFQVKLRPGRDNIPLGAGQFDRSLYLEGIRRRITRELKKREAVMKNQNNSTVCTIS